ATACTTGTCCTGTTGGGAATAGTCTCTGTGATGGTTTAGAAGAGGATGTTAACTTTCATTATCCAGAAGAAAAATAAAAATAATGCAACTAAACAAGCGTTGAATATCCACAAACCAACACCTAATTTCTGCTTCCTCAAATGGCCTCAGAATTCAAGCTAGCTCCATCTATTTTATCTGCTGATTTTTCAAATCTGCAATCAGCCCTATCACAATGCGAAAAAGGTGGTGCCCACTGGATTCATGTGGATGTGATGGATAATCAATTTGTCCCTAATTTGACGATTGGCCCACCTGTGGTGAAATCGATACGGCCTAAAACGAATAAATTTCTGGACGTCCATATGATGGTGATTGAACCAGAAAAACTGGTAGAACCATTTGCAAAAGCAGGTGCGGACTTAATCACATTCCATATTGAGGCAACGGATGATCCCCAATCGGTGATCGACCTTATTAAATCCACCGGGACGCAAGTGGGAATCTCGATAAAACCATCCACGCCATTATCAGATATTGAACCATTCTATGATCAAGTTGATCTCATTTTGGTTATGAGTGTTGAGCCGGGATTTGGTGGGCAGGGATACGTTGATGGATCCACGGAAAGAATTCGGAATATTAAGAAAAGATTAAAAGAACAGTGTTTGCAGGATAGAGTGTTAATCGAAGTGGATGGTGGCATTAAGCTCCACAATGCAAAAGAAGCAATTGATGCAGGCGCCGATGTATTGGTAGCCGGTTCTGCTGTCTTTGGCGCGGATGATCCCGTACAAACTATTAAAGATTTTTATAACTTAGGAAGCCAAGAAGGAAGTTAAAGAAACGGAAATTTCGTGCGCTTTAGTGTACTTAGGGGCTAATTATAATGAGAACATACCAGGATATAGATACTTTTTCAGAATGGACTACCGAGGAGCAAAACCAATTTGCACTGGCGGTCACCAAAGGATTGATCATGGATACGGTCCGCAAAGCCAATTCTGGTCACAGTGGCGGACCTATGTCATCGGCGGATTTTACCCAAATCCTTTTTACTGAATATTTGAATTTTGATCCCAATAATCCCGATTGGTTCAACCGCGATCGGTTCGTTCTTTCAGCTGGTCATGAATCGGCACTTATTTATGCAATGTTGACCCAAATCGGTTGGCTAAATATGGATGATATTCAAAATTTTCGTCAACTTCACAGCCGTACGCCGGGCCATCCAGAAGTTGAAATTCCCGGCGTTGAAGCCACCACCGGCCCATTAGGACAAGGCTTCGGAATGGCCGTTGGTATGGCCACAGCCGAATCTATGTTGCGGGCGCGGGTTGGCGATTTGGTCAGCCATTTTACTTATGTGGTCGCCGGCGATGGCGACTTTCAAGAACCGATTACATTGGGTGCCGGTTCCATGGCAGGTCATTGGGGTTTGTCTCGACTCATTGTATTTTATGATTCTAATAATGCACAAATTTCTGGAAAAGTGGATCGTGCTGATTCAACCAATTATGCCCAGGTTTTTGAAGGATTCGGTTGGCATGTTCAGGAAATTGATGGCCATGATCATGAACAAATTCGAGAAGCTATTGAAAAAGCCCAAGTCGTTGATCGCCCAAGTTTAATTATTGGAACAACAATAATGGCACAGGGATCGGCTAATATGGAAGGAGATCATGAGACTCATGGTGCGCCACTACCACAGGATGAGATTGATGCCACCAAAGAAAAATTAGGTCTCCCAGATGAACCATTTTATTTACCGGAAGAAGTGCTGAATCACTTCCAAACCCGTTTTGCAGCATTAAACGAAAATGTAAGTGAATGGAACAATGCAGTCTCGAGCGCTTGTGAAGACAGCACATTTAAATCGGTTTGGAATGCAACAGTTATGGATCAATTGGGTGATATAGATTATCCCAAATTTGAAGCTGGTACATCGATTGCCACCCGTAAAGCTTTCGGCACCACGCTTGATAAATTTGCCGAACAAGTGCCGTCCATTGTAGGTGGTTCAGCAGATTTGGAGCCGTCAAATTATACAGGAAATTTCGCCAAGACTTACGAAGATTTCACGAGAGAAAATCGATCCGGGCGTAACCTTGCATTTGGCGTACGGGAATTCCCTATGGCAGCAGCAATGAATGGCATGGCACTCCATGGTGGTGTGATTCCTTTTGGAGGAACATTTTTAGTTTTTGCCGATTATGAACGGCCGGCTCTGCGATTGGCAGCCATTCAACAATGTCGGGTCATTCATGAATTCACCCACGATTCATTTTGGGTTGGGGAAGATGGCCCAACACATCAACCTATCGAACATGCCATGGCACTTCGCACGATACCCAATTTCAATGTATTTCGCCCAGCAGATGCCAAAGAAACAGCAGCATGTTTTCGATTAGCAATTGATCAAAAGGAAACGCCGAGTGCATTGTTGCTCACTCGTCAAGGCGTGAAAGTTTTGAGTCAAGATATGGATGCAATCGTTGAAGGTGTATCCAAAGGCGCTTATGCTGTTGTTGATTGTGAAAATCCTGATTTGGTTTTTCTTGCAACAGGATCAGAAGTTGGTTTGGCAATGGAAGTGGCTGCAACAATGAATGATAAAAATATCCGTGTGGTGAGTATGCCTTGTTGGGAAATATTTGAACAGCAATCCCATGAATATATAAATGCACTTATTCCACGCCGAGGTGCTATGAAAATTTCCATGGAAGCGGGAATCACGATGGGATGGGATAAATATATTGGCCCTAACGGACTTTCAATTGGTATTGATCATTTTGGCGCGTCAGCGCCGGGGAAAGATTTAGCCCAGGAATTTGGTTTTACTGCAGATCAAGTTGAATCAAAAATTAGAGATCATATAAACAAACTACTATAGCCACGAATGCACGAAGACACTAAGTAAAATGAAAAGATATATTATAAAAGAATCCTTAGAGCCTTTGTGTCTTCGTGGCAGGAATGAAAATGAAAATACATATTGCAACAGACCACGCCGGACTTGAACTCAAAAATATCATTCGGGATTATTTAATTGAAAAAGGCCACGCCGTAACTGATCATGGGGCTCACGAATATGATGCTTTGGACGATTATCCCGATTTTATTTTTCCTTGTGCTCACGCTGTAGCGGCGGACAAAGAAAGTCGCGGAATTATTTTAGGCGGTTCGGGACAAGGAGAAGCTATGGCGGCTAATCGAGTGAAAGGTGTAAGAGCGGCGGTTTTTTATAATGGTCCGAAAGAAATTGTGAAACTCTCTAGAGAGCATAATAATGCCAATATATTATCTTTGGGTGCCCGGTTTATGTCTGAAGATGAAATTTGTGATATTATAGACTTTTGGCTGGATGAATCCTTTGAAGGGGGACGACATCAGAGAAGGATTGAAAAGTTAGATCAATAATGAATTGGGCTCTGGCCTAATCTTTAATACATCGAACGCAATTTCCATCTCCTCGCGCTCTGTTTCCAATTAATACATTATTTAAACTGATCCCTAAAACGCGAGACTCTGCTCCGTTTAAGTTGCTGGTTCTATAGCCGACAAAATTGCCTACATTTCCAATGGCACCAGTCATTCGACTTCTTGCACCACCCATTGGTAATTTTAAAACGGATGCCAATGCACCTGCTGCATTACTAGACACCCAACTTAATTTTTCTGCTTCCCATTCTGCCACTGTGGGAATTCTAAACCCTATAGGGCCTGGGTTATTTATTTCATTTACACCTTGCCATAAAGAATCATTTTGGGGAGATATCCAATTGTCATATCCGATAACAAACTTTGAATGGCCGGGAGAAGTCGTGTTCGAAACTGTATTTGTAGTTGAAGATGTCCTTAGCTCATGCCCATCAGTGTCTCTTCCCCATTGATATAACGAACCATAAGAATTTATATCAGTTGATGAACTGGCAACGTTACTTGCGCCTAAATTTCTATCCATCCAAATTCGTCCTGTAACGGGGTTAGTTACAGTACCGGATGAATCAGAAGATGTGTCAAGTAGTTTTGATTCTTCGTCCGCATCATTATCCGAACAACTAATAATAAAAATTGATAAAAGCATTATATGTATCAGATTAGATTTCATTTAATATTTTGCCTCAGGTATTGGTAAATAATAATGATTAGACATGAACTATAAAAAAAGGTTAAACCTTAACGTTGGGAATAAAGGGCGTTTTAATGCCTTTTATACATTGCTATTAAGTTTTTCATTTCTTAGGATTTTCACAATACGACTATATATGATTTTAGATAAATTCCAGTCATATCCATCAAAGTTAGTTGTATTATTAAATTGAATAACAACCGTGTTGATGTCTTTGTGGTATTTGGCAATACTCTGATAGCCAGGAACCAGACCTGTATGCTTGTACACGTAAATTGAAGAATAGATTTCCTTTTCCCCTTCATCGAACAATGATCCATCGTTTAATGCCCGAAGGAATATACCCACATCCTCTGCTGTAGCTAACATTCCATTGCCATCAGTCTTTAGATCGTCCTTATACCCAACGTAATAGCCACTCATAACATCGTCTATATTCACTTCATTAAGTGAACTGAACGTATTGTTCAGCCCGAGTGGCATCAAAATTTTCTCCTTGATATATTGGCTATGGCTATAACCGACCACTTTATTAATGAGTTTTCGAATCAACAAATAATTTGTGTTTGAATAACCATAATCTTCACCTGGTTCAAAGTTAGCCGGCAAATCAAGTGCTAATTCAAGGACTCCATCTCTGCTTTCCGGTCGATTTTCCCAAAAA
The nucleotide sequence above comes from Candidatus Neomarinimicrobiota bacterium. Encoded proteins:
- the tkt gene encoding transketolase; amino-acid sequence: MRTYQDIDTFSEWTTEEQNQFALAVTKGLIMDTVRKANSGHSGGPMSSADFTQILFTEYLNFDPNNPDWFNRDRFVLSAGHESALIYAMLTQIGWLNMDDIQNFRQLHSRTPGHPEVEIPGVEATTGPLGQGFGMAVGMATAESMLRARVGDLVSHFTYVVAGDGDFQEPITLGAGSMAGHWGLSRLIVFYDSNNAQISGKVDRADSTNYAQVFEGFGWHVQEIDGHDHEQIREAIEKAQVVDRPSLIIGTTIMAQGSANMEGDHETHGAPLPQDEIDATKEKLGLPDEPFYLPEEVLNHFQTRFAALNENVSEWNNAVSSACEDSTFKSVWNATVMDQLGDIDYPKFEAGTSIATRKAFGTTLDKFAEQVPSIVGGSADLEPSNYTGNFAKTYEDFTRENRSGRNLAFGVREFPMAAAMNGMALHGGVIPFGGTFLVFADYERPALRLAAIQQCRVIHEFTHDSFWVGEDGPTHQPIEHAMALRTIPNFNVFRPADAKETAACFRLAIDQKETPSALLLTRQGVKVLSQDMDAIVEGVSKGAYAVVDCENPDLVFLATGSEVGLAMEVAATMNDKNIRVVSMPCWEIFEQQSHEYINALIPRRGAMKISMEAGITMGWDKYIGPNGLSIGIDHFGASAPGKDLAQEFGFTADQVESKIRDHINKLL
- the rpe gene encoding ribulose-phosphate 3-epimerase, with protein sequence MASEFKLAPSILSADFSNLQSALSQCEKGGAHWIHVDVMDNQFVPNLTIGPPVVKSIRPKTNKFLDVHMMVIEPEKLVEPFAKAGADLITFHIEATDDPQSVIDLIKSTGTQVGISIKPSTPLSDIEPFYDQVDLILVMSVEPGFGGQGYVDGSTERIRNIKKRLKEQCLQDRVLIEVDGGIKLHNAKEAIDAGADVLVAGSAVFGADDPVQTIKDFYNLGSQEGS
- a CDS encoding beta-lactamase family protein, which produces MMKKQTKPILNIVLLVGTIISMFFVPWILVKAWILPLPDTVQEQVNEAIGHGFDGMIVYVDQTGKPPEFYAAGWHDRKNKIPANPKALFKIASISKLYDAVAITKLVNDNRLSLDKTLADYFPELVERIENAEKITLKMMVQHRSGIPNYTDYPGFWENRPESRDGVLELALDLPANFEPGEDYGYSNTNYLLIRKLINKVVGYSHSQYIKEKILMPLGLNNTFSSLNEVNIDDVMSGYYVGYKDDLKTDGNGMLATAEDVGIFLRALNDGSLFDEGEKEIYSSIYVYKHTGLVPGYQSIAKYHKDINTVVIQFNNTTNFDGYDWNLSKIIYSRIVKILRNEKLNSNV
- a CDS encoding RpiB/LacA/LacB family sugar-phosphate isomerase → MKIHIATDHAGLELKNIIRDYLIEKGHAVTDHGAHEYDALDDYPDFIFPCAHAVAADKESRGIILGGSGQGEAMAANRVKGVRAAVFYNGPKEIVKLSREHNNANILSLGARFMSEDEICDIIDFWLDESFEGGRHQRRIEKLDQ